The Candidatus Thermoplasmatota archaeon DNA segment AACTACTTACGAGGAAACCAAGCAAGCCGATAAACAACGCAACCAACGTAAATGTGCGAAGCATCTTCATCTGCACATTTTTCTTCAACAACAACTGAAGTGACGTACTCAAAAGCATGGTATCAGTAATAAAAATCGGGAGAAAATAAACAACATTAAAATAATACTGCTCAAAACTTGCAACAAAAAAAGGAACAAAACTCAGCAGTACTGCAGCGATATAAAACATTGCTGCAACACCATTCGACGCTCGAATGCCGATATATGCAGGAAATGATTTCACCCCAAATATTTTGTCACCTTCGAAATCCATGACATCCTTCATAATCTCCCGACCAGCGCCAGCAAGAAACGCAATCACAGCAACAACAAGAATCGCCGGTGGGAGTTCAACTGAAAACATATCATCAGGAAGAACAGCAGCACCGCCGAAAACAAAAGGGATCGCCATAATATATGCGATAAAAAAATTACCTACTAGTTTTCTTTTCTTAAGCACCATATCATACACAACAGCAAACAGAGCGGTAACCACTGCAATCACAAAACAGGTAAGATTTACAAAATATGAGGCAAGAATGCCTAGGGGAAACAAAAAAGCAAACAATAATAATGCAGTCCTAGGACTGATATCACCACGGACCAACGGTCGGTCAGTTCTATTGTTTTTTTTATCTATTGAATAATCAAAATAATCATTTAATGCAAATGTGCTTGCCTCAAGAAAAAGAGCGGTACAAAACGTCAGCAGAAACTTATCAACCGCAGGAA contains these protein-coding regions:
- a CDS encoding UbiA family prenyltransferase — its product is MKKILAIWQLMRLEHGVMLALAILVGSLIAGTTFPAVDKFLLTFCTALFLEASTFALNDYFDYSIDKKNNRTDRPLVRGDISPRTALLLFAFLFPLGILASYFVNLTCFVIAVVTALFAVVYDMVLKKRKLVGNFFIAYIMAIPFVFGGAAVLPDDMFSVELPPAILVVAVIAFLAGAGREIMKDVMDFEGDKIFGVKSFPAYIGIRASNGVAAMFYIAAVLLSFVPFFVASFEQYYFNVVYFLPIFITDTMLLSTSLQLLLKKNVQMKMLRTFTLVALFIGLLGFLVSSFFRWS